GGTGCAGTCGGCGCCTTCCTTCTTGATGTCGGCCTGACCCAGGGGGATGACAAAGTCGGGGTCGTCCTCGGGCGGGGCCCACTTGCCGCCAGCGAGGTAGCGGGAGTAGTCCTTGTCGCCGCGGCCGCCCATACCGAGCATGCGTTCGGATTCGAGGTTGAAGAACGGGTCGACATCGCGGATGCCGGCCTTGAGGAGCCCCTTGGCGTCGCGGGGGGTCGAGGGCACGGCCAGCTTCACGCCGGGCACGTGGCTGAAGAGCGACTCGACACACCAGGAGTGGGTGGAGCCGAGCTGTCCGCCCGCGCCGTTGTTGCCGCGGAAGACTGCCGGGCAGCCGAACTGTCCGCCGGACATGTAGAGCATCTTGGGTGCGTTGTTGAGGATCTGGTCGGCGGCGACGAGGCAGAAGGACCAGGACATGAACTCGATGATCGGGCGTAGGCCGTACATCGCCGCGCCGACGCCGAGGCCCGCGAAGCCGGTCTCGCTGATGGGCGAGTCGACGATGCGGCGGGGGCCGAACTCTTCGAGCATGCCCTCGGAGACCTTGTAGGCCCCGTTGTACTCGGCGACCTCTTCGCCCATCAGGAAGATGCGTTCGTCGTTGCGCATCTCCTCCTCCATCGCTTCGCGGAGGGCGTGTCGGTACTGGATCTTGCGGTCGGTGGTGGTGGCAACCATAGGGCGGGGTTTCGGGTCTGGGGTTTCGGGTTTCGGGCGGGCTTCTATCGCTGCGGCCGTCCGGACTAGTCGTCTTCGGTCTCGAAGGTGAGTTCTTCCTGGGGCGGCAGCGCGTAGACGAGTTCGAGGACGTCGGCGGCGAACTGCGCGGCGTAGTCGGGGTCGTCGCCGAGCGAGACATTGAACTCGGGGAACATGTCGGTCGACTCCAAGCCGGGCAGCTCGGATGAGCCGGCCGCGCCGGCGTCGGCAAAGAGCTCACGGGCGGTGGTGTGTACCTGCTGGCTGGGCAGCCAGGACAGCGGGAGCCCGGCGACGATGTCGCGGCCGTCCATGGTGAGCTTGACGTACGGCGTGCCGTCAGTGTCGGTCACGGTGATGGATGCGCCGTCACCGCGAGCGGCCATCGCTTCGACGGCTTCGTGGATCACGCCCTCCTGCTCGGTCAGGCCCGCGTCGGGCGAGTCTAGCGCGGTCTGGCCCTCTTCGCAGGCGGGGAGGAGCAGCGCCGCACACGCAATCAGAGCAACCCAAAATCCCGCCGCGAGACGGCCAGGCCGGTGGAGCATCAACTTGTTAGGCGTCCGGCTGTTCTGCATGATTCTTACTTTTCGTTGGGCGGTTCGACGGACAGGCCGACGCAGATTTTCTTGACCAAACGGGAAGAGACCTCGGTATGCCTGGGCACGGCCTCTTGTGCGCCGGTCTGTGGGTTGTGCCAGATGCTGTGTCGGCCACCCTCTCGCAGCAAGTCGCATCCGTTTTTTCTCAGGTGACGCAGGAACTTGGTCCGCTTCATTCCAGGACCACTTTCGCCGCGTGCGCGCTATCGGGTACGCCGCGCATCCCTTCCTCCAGCCGAGTCTGCAAGATCAGTTGGATCGCCTGCTTCAGGTCCTCCAATGCCTCGGCCTCCGACATACCCTGGCCGTTCGCGCCGGGGACTTCGGGGCAGTACGCGATCCACCACGGGTCGTCGCCGTTGGGCGGCTCGACCACCGCATTGAACTCGTGATGCATAAGTTTCGGGGCAACCATCTTTGGGTCTCCTGCGTCAGCCGGGTGGCAAGCAGTTCCGATTTTTGATGCGCACTCGATCCGGTGCTCGATCAGATCCTTCGTTGACTCAGGCCTCGGCGTGAGGGCTACTCGGCTAGGCGGGGGCTATTCACCGCTGTTCTCGTTGGTCACGATGTTGGGCATCTCGCCCTTCTTGTAGGGCCCGAACGGGTTGGCGTAGACATCCGTGAACATCTCGTCTTCCGGCATCTCGGGCGAGTCCTTGGCGAACTTCACCGAGTCCTGGCTGACCTGCTTGGCCTTCTTGTCCATCGCGTCGCAGTCGTCCTGGGTCGCCAGCTTGTTGTCGATCATATGGCGGACCAACTCGCTGATGGGGTCGCGGTCTTTGTACTCACCGACCTCGTCTTTGCTGCGGTACTTCTGCGGGTCGCTCATCGAGTGGCCCTGGTAGCGGTAGGTCTTGACGTTGATGAACGCGGGGCCGGGCGTGCTGCCCTCCCGGCTGTACTCGATCTTGTCCCAGTTGCCGCGTTCCCACTGCGGGTTTTTGGCGTTGCGCGTCTTGCTGACCTGGTCGGCGAAGGTGTCGTAGACATCTAGGACGTCGAGCCCATCGCACTCGGCGTAGCGCATGCCGAAGGCCTGGGCTTTGGCGCTCAGGTCGGTGGCCATGGCGGTGCCGCGGTTGATGTGGGTGCCCATCGAGTAGCTGTTGTTTTCGAGGACGAAGATGACGGGCAGGTTCCAGATGGCGGCGAGGTTCATGGCCTCGAAGAAACCGCCCTGGTTGAGGGCCCCGTCGCCGAGGTAGCAGAGGGTGACGTTGTCTTTTTCTTCGTACTGCGAGGCGAACGCGAGGCCGGCCCCGAGGGGGCATTGGCCGCCGACGATGGCGTGTCCGCCGTACATGTGGCGGTCACGATCGAACATGTGCATGGACCCGCCCTTGCCCTTGGCGCAGCCGGTGACCTTGCCGAACATCTCGGCCATGCAGTAGTTGGGGTGCATGCCGCGTGCGAGCGCGAAGCCGTGGTCGCGGTAGGCGCCGACGATGGGGTCGTCGTCTTTGAGTGCGCCGATGGAGCCGACGGCGACGGCCTCCTGGCCGATGTAGATGTGGCAGAACCCGCCGATCTGCTGCTGCATGTACGCCTGCATCGTCTTCTCTTCGAAGCGGCGGATGAGCATCATGTCGTAGAGCATGGACTTGAGCTTGTCGGGCCCGAGCGCGTCGGAGGGGCGTTTGCCCTTGGCAAGGTCGGCGTCGGGTTCGGCGGCGTCGGCTCGTGTCATCGTCATGGGGTTCCCTAGAGTCGGTGCGGTCGGGCGTCGGTCTTCAGGCAGGCCCCCGGGCGGCGTGATATCGGCCGGTCCGGTGCGGCTGGAGGGCACGTCGACGTTTCGTCGCTGCGGGGTCGGGGCGCGTCGATGCGCAGCCGTCCATGGCCCGTTGCGCAGCCGAAGAATCGGACGGTCCAGTGTAGGGCCAGCACCCAACCCGGGCAAGCCCTTGCGGGCGCAGGGTTTGTGCCCGTGGCCTCCGCCGTGTGGTATTTGGGGTAAACTCCGCCAGCGTTCGCCCTGCCCGTGGAGCTGCCTCTTGCCCGGACCTGTATTGGCTCGATTGACCGTCCTCCTCGCTGTGGCGTGGCTTTGCGTCTTTGCGTCGCCTGCGGCCGCGCAAGGCTTTGACCCCGAGGGCCGGCTCATCGCCGAGGTCCGGATCGAGGGGCTCGTCGATGTGCCCGAAGAGCTCGTGCGCAACGCGCTGCGGACCCGCTCGGGCCAGCCCTACGACGGCGACCGGATCAGCGCCGACATCCGCCGGCTCGAGATGCTTGGGCGGTTTGGCCCCCCCATCGAGTCGGCCGTGCGGGACAACGGCGACGGCACGCTGGTCGTGATCTTCCGCGTCAACGAAGAGCCGGCGCTCGCGGGCATCAGCTTCTCGGGCAACAAGGCGTTCCAGACGACGCAGCTCCTGACGCGTGTCGTGCTGCGCAGCGGCGACCCGATCGACCAGTCGCTCATCGAACGCGGCGCACGCGCGATCGAGCAGGCCTACGAGGACAAGGGCTACTTCGCCACGAGCGTGAGCATCGATGAAGAAGCGCTGGCCGACCGGCGGGAGCTGGTCTACCGCATCGTCGAGGGCCCGAAGGTGCGGATCCTCGAGATCCGGTTCGAGGGCAACGAGGTCTTCCGCGACGAGGCCCTTGAGGACCGGATCCAGAGCGAAGAGGCCTACATCCTGTTCTTCCCCGGGCACCTGAACCGGACGCTGCTGGATTTCGATGCGGCGTCGATCCGGCGGTACTACCAGGACGCGGGCTATCTCGAGGCGGACGTCGGCCGAACGATCGCGCTGTCGCCGAACATGCGTGACGCGATCGTGACGTTCCAGATCAAGGAGGGCCCGCGGTACATCGTCGACGACATCGCGGTGCGTTTCGCGCGCGAGGGCCAGCCGACCGACCGTCAATTGTTCCAGCCCCGGCAGATCGAGGTCCTCGCGGCGGTGGTGCGCGGCGGGGTGTACAGCGACCAGCGCATCGCCGACACCGAAGAGTCCATCCGCGTGTGGTACGGCCGGCTTGGCTATATCAATGTCAACGTCGACATCCGACGGGTCTTCGACCGGGAGAACGCGCGGGTCGATGTCGAGATCAACATCGACGAGGGCTCGGGCCCGACGTATGCCGGGGCGATCACGGTGATCGGCAACTCGCGCACGAAGATCGAGGAGGTCCTGCACCGCATTAATGGCATCGAGCCGGGCCGGCCCATCGACTATGCCGGGCTGCAGCTCACCCGCCAGCTCGTAAGCGAGAGCACGCTGTTCACCGGCGGCACCGTCACCCTGCTGGGCGACCCGACCGACCCGGTCCGCGACATCCTCATCGAGGTCAACGAACGCAACACCGGCTCGTTCAACTTCTTCGTCGGCGTCAACTCCGACCTCGGCGTCAACGGCGGCATCTCCGTCACCCAACGCAACTTCGATATCACCGACTGGCCCGAGAGCTGGGACGAGTTCTTCGGCAACAAGGCGTTCCTCGGCGGCGGGCAGACCTTCAACCTCACCCTCGCGCCCGGCAACGAGAACAGCCTCTACGAGATCGGCTTCCGCGAGCCCCACCTCTTCGAGACCGACTACTTCTTCAGCTTCAACGCACGCTTCTCGCAGAGCGTCCGCGAAAAATTCGATGAAGGCCGCTCCGGCGTCCGCGTCGGGCTCGGGCGTCGGCTGGGCGATGTCTGGACCGGGTCCCTCAACCTCCGCTTCGAGCAGATCGATATCGACAACATCGAAGACGACGCGCCGGTCGACGTCTTCGCCGTCCAGGGCGACAGCACGCTCTCGGCCGTCGGCATCTCGCTCACCCGCTCGACCACCGACTCCAACGTCAGCCCCAGCCGGGGCAGCCGACTCGTCCTCAACCTCGACCAGTACGGCGCGCTGGGCGGCGACCACGACTTCACCAAGGTCAACCTCGCCTACAACCAATTCTGGACGCTCAACGAAGACTTCCTGGGCCGAAAGAGCATCCTCAGCTTCAGCGCGCAGATGGGTTACATCTTCGAAGACAACGACGAGATCCCGCTGTTCGAACGCTTCTACGCCGGCGGCCGAAACTTCCGCGGGTTCGACCACCGCGGCGTCGGGCCACGCGGCGTCCGCATGGACACCATGACCTTGGGCGACGACCCCGTCGGCGGACGCTTCCGCTTTATCACCCGGCTCGAATACGAAGTCCCGCTCTACGAAGAGACCGTCCGCTGGGCCGTCTTCACCGACCAGGGCACGGTCTCCGACGACTTCGGCTTCGACGAGTGGCGCGTCGCGATCGGCACCGGCTTCCGCTTCGTCATCCCGTTCTTCGGCCAGGCCCCGGTCGCCCTCGACTTCGCAGTCCCCCTCATCAGCGAGGACGGCGACGAGTCCGAGATCTTCAGCTTCAGCATCGACCTGCCGTTTAACTAACTGGGGTATGGACACCCAGGCCAAGGGACTAAAGCCCCTTGGCCCGAGCACCTCAGTCTTCAAACCCCGGCGCCGCGCTCACCACGCGCGCCTCCTCCGGCTCCAGCGCGATCCACGTCAAGTCCCAGTACCGCGCCGCCGCCCAGTTCGGGTACGCATCCGGGTCGGCCGTCAGCTCCTTGTGGATCAGCATCGTCGGCAGCGCCGGGCTCGGCGGCACCGTGACCTGCGTCAACCCCCGCGCCTTGGCCTCCCGGATCGTGGCGTAGCGCTGCCGCATCGCGCGGTCGTACGCCCCGGCCTCGCCCTTGAGCTGCAACAGCGCCGTATTCGCGTTGCCCTGTGTCATCAGTACCAGCGCCAGGGCGACCTGCGCCGCTGAGACGAGCCCGCGCGGCAACGCTAAAGACTTACCCGGCAGCGCCTCGCGCTGCGCCAGCACGATCACGATCGACGCGAACACCCCCACCAGCACGAACATGCTCACCGGGTTCAGCGTGCGCGGCGGCGGGTTGCCCTGCATCATGTACTGCGCGGGCAGCCAGGCACACACGATCATCAACCCCCACAGCGGGATGAACCCGAGCATCCAGCCCGGGCGCCCCCCCGCCATCGCCCGCAGCGGCCGGCTTAGCGCCCAGCCCATCGGGACGAACAGCAGCGACGCCACCAGCACCGCCGGGCTCAGCAGGTACGGCACGAGCCACTTGAGCGAGTTCGTGATGGAGTAGTCGATCGCCTGCCACACCGAGGCCTTCTCAAACAGCTCTTCGCGCACCCCGTTGCCCGGCGCGGCCAGTACGACCGCGGCGCTCGCGAGCCCCGCGCCCAGCGCGACCAGCCAAGGCAGCCGACGCGCATCCCGCGCGATGAGCGCGATGACTGAACCCACCATCAGCAGCCCGAGCAGCATCAGCATCGTCGTGTCGTACGACCCGACCGACGCCGCGACACACAGCGCCGCGACGACCATCGACGCAATACGTTTTGCGCGCCCCTGTTTCGCCGGGTCGCGCAGCAGCAGCGCGAACGCAAACAGCAGCGTCACCAGCGCGAGCTGGTTCGTCGCCGCGCCCGTCAGCCAGTAGAACGCGTGGGCCGGCTTGGGCAGCAGGACGAGGTACAGCGCCATCAGTGCAAGCGACAGGCCCGCCGTCTGCAAACGCGGCAACGTCCCGCGTGTGATGCTCGACACGAACGCAAACACCGCGAGCCAGACCAGCGACAGCGTCACCACGCCGACCACCCAGAACCGCGTCGTCAGGTCCAGGTGGTTGACCGTGTTCGCCTCGACGAGGATGTAGAAGTACCGCCCGGTCCACGTCGCGTAGCGGTACTGGATCGTCGCGACGACCCCCATCTCGCGCACATCGGTCGCCTCGCAGAAATCATCCGTCTGCGGGTGTGCGTAGAAGCTCAGCGCAAAAAACACGCCGACGGCAATCAGCATCGCCCCCAGCAGCAGCAAGCCCGGAAGCCTCCCGCCCAACCGCCACGCGACCGAGGCCCCATCTCCATTCGACTCGGTAGGCGTTGTCTGCATCGGAGATGTATCGGGGATGTCGCACACGACCAGCGATACGCAACCCACGGTCCGATAGAAATGCGCTTCCCCCCAAAACGTCCTTCCCGATAACCTGTCTCACCCCACACATCGTGCCACGCCGCACGGCAACAAACCTCTCCACACAAACCCCCGGTAACCTACCCCCATGGCCAGCGCCTCACTCTCCTCCGTCCTCACCGGCATGGGCTCGATCGGGATGTTCTCGTCCCGCGCGTTCGTCTCCGCCTTCGCCGTCGCGGCCGTGCTCAAGTGGGGGCCCGAGGTCGACTGGATCAACGACCTGGGCCTGCTCCAGCGCGTGACCGACACGCCGACCTGGTTCACCCACGACATCACCCTGATCGTGCTGGGCATCCTCGCCGCGCTCGAAATCGTCGCGACCAAGTCCGCCGAGGCGCGCGAGCTGCTCAACGAGGTCGACGGCTACCTCAAGACGGGCTCCGCCTTCGTGAGCACGCTCACCGTTGCCGGCGTCCTGAGCGCCGACGACGCGGCGCTGCTGAAACAAGTCGCCTCCGCCTTCGAGCCCGTCCACGCGGGGCTGGGCGACGCGGCCGTGGGCTACCTCTCCGCCGGGCTCGCCGCGGGCGGGGTGTGGTTCGCCAGCGTCGCGCGCGCCCGCCTGCTCGGGCTCTTCATCGAGGCCGACCCCGACGACGACACCATGATCGTCGGCCTACTCAGCTGGGCCGAGGACCTGTGGGCGCTGTTCGGCACGCTCCTCCTCTTTATCTTCCCGCTTGTGATGCTCGGCATCACCGCGACGCTGCTCATCTTCCTCTGGCTGCTCCAACTCCGCGCCCGACGCAAGGAAGAACAATCTAAAACCCCTTGCACACACTGCGGCGACACGATGTACCGCAGCGCTGTCCGCTGCCCGCACTGCAACACCCCAAACCCCGCCATCCACGCCCTCAACTGGCTGGGCCAGTCCACCACCGACCCCGCGCCCAACCCCGCGCAGCAGCCCGAGCTCCTGACACAAAAGCAGCGCTGCCCCTCCTGCGCAACCTACCTCAAGCCCCGCAAAACCAGGCAGGCCTGCCCGGGCTGCGCGTACGAACTCTTCAAACATCCCGACGATGAAAAACGCTACCTCGCCCTGCTCGACGGCCGACTATGGTTTGTGCTGCTGATCGCCGGGGCCCTCAGCCTCATTCCCATCATCGGCCTCATCCCCGGCGTCATGCTCTATCGCATCAAGCTCGTCGCGCCGCTGCGGCGCTACACCTCCATGACGCGTACGATCCCCGTCCGCTGGGGGCTCCGGCTGGTCTTCTTCGTGCTCGTCTGGTTCCAGCTCACGCCCGGCTTCGGGGCGCTCGCGGTCCCACT
The sequence above is a segment of the Phycisphaeraceae bacterium D3-23 genome. Coding sequences within it:
- a CDS encoding pyruvate dehydrogenase complex E1 component subunit beta, translated to MVATTTDRKIQYRHALREAMEEEMRNDERIFLMGEEVAEYNGAYKVSEGMLEEFGPRRIVDSPISETGFAGLGVGAAMYGLRPIIEFMSWSFCLVAADQILNNAPKMLYMSGGQFGCPAVFRGNNGAGGQLGSTHSWCVESLFSHVPGVKLAVPSTPRDAKGLLKAGIRDVDPFFNLESERMLGMGGRGDKDYSRYLAGGKWAPPEDDPDFVIPLGQADIKKEGADCTVISAGRPVHFALEAAEALEEEGIDVEVVDVRTYRPLDMETIAKSVRKTSYAVVVDQSWPFASVAAEVATQIYEQCFDDLDNQVIRVNNDDIPAPYNRDREQDMLPNARKIIEAVRAVTYNA
- a CDS encoding type II toxin-antitoxin system HicB family antitoxin; its protein translation is MVAPKLMHHEFNAVVEPPNGDDPWWIAYCPEVPGANGQGMSEAEALEDLKQAIQLILQTRLEEGMRGVPDSAHAAKVVLE
- a CDS encoding DUF6056 family protein, with the translated sequence MQTTPTESNGDGASVAWRLGGRLPGLLLLGAMLIAVGVFFALSFYAHPQTDDFCEATDVREMGVVATIQYRYATWTGRYFYILVEANTVNHLDLTTRFWVVGVVTLSLVWLAVFAFVSSITRGTLPRLQTAGLSLALMALYLVLLPKPAHAFYWLTGAATNQLALVTLLFAFALLLRDPAKQGRAKRIASMVVAALCVAASVGSYDTTMLMLLGLLMVGSVIALIARDARRLPWLVALGAGLASAAVVLAAPGNGVREELFEKASVWQAIDYSITNSLKWLVPYLLSPAVLVASLLFVPMGWALSRPLRAMAGGRPGWMLGFIPLWGLMIVCAWLPAQYMMQGNPPPRTLNPVSMFVLVGVFASIVIVLAQREALPGKSLALPRGLVSAAQVALALVLMTQGNANTALLQLKGEAGAYDRAMRQRYATIREAKARGLTQVTVPPSPALPTMLIHKELTADPDAYPNWAAARYWDLTWIALEPEEARVVSAAPGFED
- a CDS encoding thiamine pyrophosphate-dependent enzyme, which gives rise to MTMTRADAAEPDADLAKGKRPSDALGPDKLKSMLYDMMLIRRFEEKTMQAYMQQQIGGFCHIYIGQEAVAVGSIGALKDDDPIVGAYRDHGFALARGMHPNYCMAEMFGKVTGCAKGKGGSMHMFDRDRHMYGGHAIVGGQCPLGAGLAFASQYEEKDNVTLCYLGDGALNQGGFFEAMNLAAIWNLPVIFVLENNSYSMGTHINRGTAMATDLSAKAQAFGMRYAECDGLDVLDVYDTFADQVSKTRNAKNPQWERGNWDKIEYSREGSTPGPAFINVKTYRYQGHSMSDPQKYRSKDEVGEYKDRDPISELVRHMIDNKLATQDDCDAMDKKAKQVSQDSVKFAKDSPEMPEDEMFTDVYANPFGPYKKGEMPNIVTNENSGE
- the bamA gene encoding outer membrane protein assembly factor BamA — protein: MARLTVLLAVAWLCVFASPAAAQGFDPEGRLIAEVRIEGLVDVPEELVRNALRTRSGQPYDGDRISADIRRLEMLGRFGPPIESAVRDNGDGTLVVIFRVNEEPALAGISFSGNKAFQTTQLLTRVVLRSGDPIDQSLIERGARAIEQAYEDKGYFATSVSIDEEALADRRELVYRIVEGPKVRILEIRFEGNEVFRDEALEDRIQSEEAYILFFPGHLNRTLLDFDAASIRRYYQDAGYLEADVGRTIALSPNMRDAIVTFQIKEGPRYIVDDIAVRFAREGQPTDRQLFQPRQIEVLAAVVRGGVYSDQRIADTEESIRVWYGRLGYINVNVDIRRVFDRENARVDVEINIDEGSGPTYAGAITVIGNSRTKIEEVLHRINGIEPGRPIDYAGLQLTRQLVSESTLFTGGTVTLLGDPTDPVRDILIEVNERNTGSFNFFVGVNSDLGVNGGISVTQRNFDITDWPESWDEFFGNKAFLGGGQTFNLTLAPGNENSLYEIGFREPHLFETDYFFSFNARFSQSVREKFDEGRSGVRVGLGRRLGDVWTGSLNLRFEQIDIDNIEDDAPVDVFAVQGDSTLSAVGISLTRSTTDSNVSPSRGSRLVLNLDQYGALGGDHDFTKVNLAYNQFWTLNEDFLGRKSILSFSAQMGYIFEDNDEIPLFERFYAGGRNFRGFDHRGVGPRGVRMDTMTLGDDPVGGRFRFITRLEYEVPLYEETVRWAVFTDQGTVSDDFGFDEWRVAIGTGFRFVIPFFGQAPVALDFAVPLISEDGDESEIFSFSIDLPFN